In a genomic window of Dyadobacter fermentans DSM 18053:
- a CDS encoding DUF4468 domain-containing protein: MKHLILFALLTAATHTFAQDGRLPLDSKNNISYTDSGQPKLSKTELHQKVRAWVDKKFGNAENAITSDDTQAGIILITSYIPVIHSSYQYVRFDLGVQYKDNQYDARITTLDGVSAEHSPVRLNAKENDDITAKEQIVKTESNRKKRKEAELNLQAAKADNDGINTSLYNLLGDLKNYVMAE; this comes from the coding sequence TTGAAACATCTGATCCTTTTTGCGCTGCTCACAGCCGCTACCCACACATTCGCACAGGACGGCCGACTGCCGCTCGATTCCAAAAACAATATCAGCTACACCGACTCCGGGCAACCCAAACTCAGCAAAACAGAACTTCATCAAAAAGTAAGAGCGTGGGTCGATAAGAAATTCGGGAATGCGGAAAATGCGATTACCAGCGACGACACACAGGCAGGCATTATACTCATTACCAGCTACATACCCGTCATTCATTCAAGCTACCAGTACGTTCGCTTCGACCTTGGCGTTCAGTACAAGGACAATCAATACGACGCCCGCATCACCACGCTCGACGGCGTTTCGGCCGAGCACAGCCCCGTCCGCCTGAATGCAAAGGAAAACGACGACATTACCGCTAAGGAACAGATCGTTAAAACGGAGAGCAACCGCAAAAAACGCAAAGAAGCCGAGCTCAATTTGCAGGCAGCAAAGGCGGATAACGACGGTATCAACACATCGCTTTACAACCTGCTGGGTGATTTGAAAAACTATGTCATGGCCGAATAG
- a CDS encoding alpha-amylase family glycosyl hydrolase: MESITGTNPTDIDHLWWQTGIIYQIYPRSFQDTNGDGIGDLKGVVQRLDYLQWLGIDCVWLSPIYPSPMADFGYDISDYQGIHPLFGTMEDFDELLEQVHSRGMKLILDLVPNHTSDQHPWFLESRSSRDNPKRDWYIWHDAGENGALPNNWLSVFGGHAWEWDETTQQYYYHAFLKQQPDLNWRNPEVQQAMMDVMHFWLKKGVDGFRVDVMWHMIKDARLRNNPVAANTPFVASDLIYEYHDPVYSTDQPEVHEIVRMMRQVTNEYDERVLIGEIYLPIHKLVTYYGADKSGAHLPFNFQLLTLPWDSQQIARAIDEYEGALPADGWPNWVLGNHDQPRVASRVGRSQARVAAMLLLTLRGTPTIYYGDEICMRDVPIPQDEVVDPQGLNMPDRNVSRDPSRTPMQWDPDTNAGFTDSKPWLRLPYSYQRQNVALQKEDPDSMLSFYRSLINLRKRQPAFQTGKFTPVYSDKQLIAFIRENDEDRFLVVLNLSHRPAYLRPKNETYKGEIIISTETERIGLRVDNNLLLSGDEGLIVRLER, from the coding sequence ATGGAATCAATCACCGGCACGAATCCGACAGACATCGACCATCTCTGGTGGCAAACCGGAATTATTTACCAGATTTATCCGCGCTCGTTTCAGGATACGAACGGCGACGGCATCGGCGACCTGAAAGGCGTCGTCCAGCGGCTCGACTACCTGCAATGGCTCGGCATCGACTGCGTGTGGCTGTCGCCCATCTACCCGTCGCCCATGGCCGATTTCGGCTATGATATTTCTGATTACCAGGGCATTCATCCGCTTTTCGGAACAATGGAGGACTTCGACGAGCTCCTGGAGCAGGTGCATAGCCGGGGAATGAAACTTATCCTTGACCTGGTGCCGAACCACACCTCCGACCAGCACCCCTGGTTCCTCGAATCGCGCTCATCGCGCGACAATCCGAAGCGCGACTGGTACATCTGGCACGACGCGGGCGAGAACGGCGCGTTGCCCAACAACTGGCTCAGCGTATTCGGCGGGCATGCATGGGAATGGGATGAAACCACGCAGCAATACTACTACCACGCATTCCTGAAACAGCAACCAGACCTCAACTGGCGCAATCCGGAAGTGCAGCAGGCGATGATGGACGTCATGCATTTCTGGCTGAAAAAGGGCGTGGACGGCTTCCGGGTGGACGTGATGTGGCACATGATCAAGGACGCCCGGCTGCGCAACAACCCCGTCGCTGCCAACACGCCATTCGTGGCAAGCGACCTCATTTACGAATACCACGACCCGGTGTATTCCACCGACCAGCCGGAAGTGCACGAGATCGTGCGGATGATGCGGCAGGTGACCAATGAATACGACGAGCGCGTGCTGATCGGCGAGATTTACCTTCCCATTCACAAACTTGTTACCTATTATGGCGCGGACAAATCCGGTGCGCATTTGCCGTTCAACTTCCAGCTGCTCACTTTGCCCTGGGATTCGCAGCAGATCGCCCGGGCGATAGATGAATACGAAGGCGCATTGCCGGCAGACGGGTGGCCAAACTGGGTACTCGGCAACCACGACCAGCCACGCGTGGCCAGCCGGGTGGGACGCTCGCAGGCACGCGTGGCCGCCATGCTCCTCCTGACACTCCGCGGAACGCCTACCATCTATTATGGTGATGAAATATGCATGCGCGACGTGCCCATTCCGCAGGACGAGGTGGTAGACCCGCAGGGACTCAATATGCCCGACCGAAATGTAAGCCGCGATCCGTCGCGCACACCCATGCAATGGGACCCGGATACCAATGCAGGATTTACCGACAGCAAACCCTGGCTGCGGCTGCCGTACAGCTACCAGCGCCAGAATGTGGCATTACAAAAAGAGGATCCCGACTCGATGCTGTCGTTTTACCGCAGCCTGATCAACCTCAGAAAACGGCAACCTGCATTCCAGACCGGCAAATTCACACCTGTTTACTCGGACAAACAACTTATCGCATTCATCCGCGAGAACGACGAGGACCGGTTCCTGGTAGTATTGAACCTTAGCCACAGGCCGGCCTACCTGAGACCTAAAAATGAAACTTATAAGGGGGAAATCATCATCAGCACGGAAACGGAGCGCATTGGCCTGCGCGTCGATAACAACCTGCTGCTGAGCGGCGATGAGGGATTGATTGTGAGATTGGAACGTTGA
- a CDS encoding type II toxin-antitoxin system VapC family toxin: protein MKFLLDTHTLLWFIEGDIQMSAKARQIIEDAGNEVVVSAASLIEICIKLKIGNYVGQVSVVW, encoded by the coding sequence ATGAAATTTCTGCTAGATACACACACTTTACTCTGGTTCATAGAAGGCGACATTCAAATGTCCGCCAAGGCCAGGCAAATCATTGAGGACGCCGGCAACGAAGTTGTTGTGAGTGCGGCAAGCCTGATCGAGATTTGTATCAAATTGAAAATAGGCAATTATGTCGGCCAGGTGAGCGTCGTCTGGTAG
- a CDS encoding DUF488 domain-containing protein: MNVKTKRIYDPAAATDGYRVLVDRLWPRGLTKEAAHIDRWMKEVAPSDELRKWFHANMDEWDEFTARFTAEIEGSEALQELKTLAAENETLTLLFSARTTDRNQALVLKELLEKA, translated from the coding sequence ATGAATGTTAAAACAAAGCGGATTTATGACCCGGCAGCGGCCACAGATGGCTACCGTGTGCTGGTAGACCGCCTGTGGCCGCGCGGTTTAACGAAAGAAGCGGCTCACATCGACCGCTGGATGAAGGAAGTGGCTCCCTCCGACGAGCTCCGCAAGTGGTTCCATGCCAATATGGACGAATGGGACGAGTTTACGGCTCGTTTCACCGCCGAAATCGAAGGATCGGAGGCTCTGCAAGAGTTGAAGACCCTGGCTGCCGAAAACGAGACGCTTACGCTGCTGTTTTCGGCCAGGACAACGGATCGCAACCAGGCGCTCGTCCTGAAAGAGCTTCTGGAAAAAGCCTGA
- a CDS encoding SGNH/GDSL hydrolase family protein, with product MNWIAFLSGLLLMCLTLFRQDFFVRHSTIFPVYFFLFPIGLVIMLWSFCNGKKKRLVILLGIFTVMEIALAGSVWYMAAFQKYAPFSDSYYYWIRQQYAGSFKNTTNFNSELSRYDSLLTYRFRPQITGRFTNPEFDVEVKTNSAGVRDDEASLRHPKIVVLGDSHAMGWGVEHEERFSEVIEKQLKINVLNTGVTSYGTYRETKLLNELNLDSCKLLIIQYCDNDLDENKANLVKDQKSSIDAFGFEVAEKQNTISKIYFPFKGIYITIRWLIAEALKKSPAPAAIAADVKTGSLIRQPEHAQAFFPYLNRIRERYHGPIVVFDLGVYNFPIVKEFQTYQAHHPMENVHFINIHPLLDTKYYFTIDDHINARGHRKIGEALATFIRTNGWMNKQSTKLQRP from the coding sequence ATGAATTGGATCGCATTTTTGTCGGGCCTGCTCCTCATGTGCCTGACACTTTTCCGCCAGGATTTTTTCGTCAGGCATTCCACTATTTTCCCCGTTTACTTTTTTCTGTTCCCGATTGGCCTCGTCATCATGCTCTGGTCGTTTTGCAATGGCAAAAAGAAACGGCTGGTCATTCTGCTGGGCATTTTCACTGTCATGGAAATAGCATTGGCAGGAAGCGTGTGGTATATGGCCGCATTTCAAAAGTATGCGCCTTTTTCGGACAGCTATTATTACTGGATAAGGCAGCAATATGCGGGTTCATTTAAAAACACGACCAATTTCAACTCCGAGCTCTCGCGATACGATTCGCTGCTTACTTACCGGTTCCGGCCGCAAATCACGGGCCGGTTCACCAACCCGGAATTCGATGTGGAAGTTAAAACGAATTCTGCCGGTGTGCGCGACGACGAAGCCAGCTTGCGCCATCCTAAAATCGTCGTGCTGGGCGACTCCCATGCCATGGGCTGGGGCGTGGAGCACGAAGAGCGTTTCTCGGAAGTGATTGAAAAACAACTCAAAATCAATGTATTGAATACCGGCGTGACCTCCTACGGCACCTACCGCGAAACCAAACTCCTCAACGAGCTGAACCTGGACTCCTGCAAACTGCTCATCATCCAATATTGTGACAACGACCTCGACGAAAACAAAGCAAACCTCGTAAAAGACCAGAAATCGAGCATCGACGCGTTCGGGTTTGAGGTGGCTGAAAAGCAGAATACGATCAGCAAAATCTATTTTCCATTCAAAGGCATTTACATAACCATTCGCTGGCTGATTGCCGAGGCGCTGAAAAAGTCCCCCGCCCCGGCTGCCATTGCCGCGGACGTCAAAACCGGCAGCCTAATACGTCAGCCAGAACATGCACAAGCCTTTTTTCCCTACCTGAACCGGATCCGGGAACGGTATCATGGCCCGATCGTCGTTTTCGACCTTGGGGTGTATAATTTCCCGATCGTGAAGGAATTCCAGACGTACCAGGCGCACCATCCGATGGAGAATGTGCATTTCATCAATATCCATCCACTTCTCGATACAAAATACTATTTTACCATCGACGACCACATCAACGCGCGCGGGCACAGGAAAATCGGTGAAGCGTTAGCTACATTTATACGCACAAACGGGTGGATGAATAAGCAATCAACCAAACTTCAAAGGCCATGA
- the purL gene encoding phosphoribosylformylglycinamidine synthase, whose product MIYFFTGGDATVFALQTERTLDASDSSKLSWLFGGAELRKETVLTDYFVGPRAAMITPWSTNAVEITQNMGLEGIVRIEEFKKVDADFTDFDPMLSQKYSELNQDIYTINIKPEPVQEIDDIAAYNKQEGLALSDEEVDYLNGLAEKLGRKLTDSEVFGFSQVNSEHCRHKIFNGIFVIDGQEQPVSLFKLIRKTSETNPNTIVSAYKDNVAFVKGPVVQQFAPKRPDVPEYYEIKDFESVLSLKAETHNFPTTVEPFNGAATGSGGEIRDRLAGGQGAIPLAGTAVYMTALSRLEENRPWEKGVEERQWLYQTPMDILIKASNGATDFGNKFGQPLIVGSVLTFEHEEGGRTLGYDKVIMQAGGIGYGKADQAKKHTPVTGDKVVVMGGENYRIGMGGAAVSSADTGAFGSGIELNAIQRSNPEMQKRVANAVRGMVESGNNTIVSIHDHGAGGHLNCLSELVEETGGKIDLDKLPVGDPTLSAKEIIGNESQERMGLVISQNDIDFLQRIADRERAPMYTVGEVTGDHRFTFESSTTGAKPMDLAMEEMFGSSPKTYMRDKTIERSYEAVQYETGKLHEYLEQMLQLEAVASKDWLTNKVDRCVGGHVAKQQTAGPLQLPLNNVGVMALDFQGKDGIATSIGHAPLSALIDPAAGSRNAVAEALSNIVWAPLKDGLATVSLSANWMWACKNEGEDARLYKAVQACSDFAISLGINIPTGKDSLSMKQKYKDGDVIAPGTVIISAGAHCDDITAVVEPVLRKSGGSIYYINLSGDRFKLGGSSFAQILNKIGSETPDIQDAAQFKTTFNTIQQLIKTGKIQAGHDIGSGGLITTLLEMCFADRDLGASIDLSGLGEQDIIEKLFSENIGIVFQADESAEAILAENGVTFHKIGTVNLASTLTVKDAAGKWDFDIDHLRDVWFRTSYLLDQKQTGNGLAKERFDNYKHHVLRYKFPVQFDGKKPVIDASKPRPKAAVLREKGSNSERELANAMYLAGFDVKDVHMTDLISGRETLEDIQFIGAVGGFSNSDVLGSAKGWAGAFLYNEKAKIALENFFKREDTLSVGICNGCQLFVELGLINPDHEEKPKMLHNASGKHESIFTSMTVQPNSSVMLSSLAGATLGVWVSHGEGRFQLPLAENQYNVVSKYGYETYPANPNGSDYNTAILCDNTGRHLVTMPHIERSLFQWHWANYPEGRKDEVSPWMEAFVNARKWIEERNK is encoded by the coding sequence ATGATTTACTTCTTCACAGGCGGGGACGCAACCGTCTTTGCACTACAAACCGAGCGAACGCTCGATGCCTCCGATTCCTCCAAATTAAGCTGGCTTTTCGGCGGCGCAGAACTCCGCAAGGAGACCGTTCTCACAGATTATTTCGTAGGCCCACGTGCAGCGATGATCACGCCGTGGAGCACCAATGCCGTCGAAATTACCCAGAATATGGGTCTGGAAGGCATTGTGCGCATCGAGGAGTTTAAGAAGGTAGACGCTGATTTTACGGACTTCGATCCGATGCTTTCGCAGAAATACAGCGAACTGAACCAGGACATTTACACCATCAATATCAAACCCGAACCCGTTCAGGAAATCGACGATATTGCTGCTTATAACAAACAGGAAGGACTCGCGCTGAGCGATGAAGAGGTGGATTACCTCAACGGCCTCGCCGAAAAGCTGGGCCGCAAGCTTACCGACTCGGAGGTATTCGGTTTCTCACAAGTCAACTCCGAGCACTGCCGCCACAAGATCTTCAATGGCATTTTCGTGATCGACGGTCAGGAGCAGCCGGTTTCCTTATTTAAATTAATCCGGAAAACCTCCGAAACGAACCCTAATACGATCGTTTCGGCTTATAAAGACAACGTCGCATTTGTGAAAGGCCCGGTGGTGCAACAATTTGCGCCGAAGCGCCCGGATGTGCCGGAATACTACGAAATCAAGGATTTTGAATCCGTACTCTCGCTGAAAGCGGAAACCCACAACTTCCCGACTACCGTAGAGCCGTTCAACGGCGCTGCTACCGGTTCGGGCGGTGAAATCCGCGACCGCCTCGCAGGCGGACAAGGCGCCATCCCGCTCGCGGGCACGGCCGTATACATGACCGCGCTCTCGCGTTTGGAAGAAAACCGTCCATGGGAAAAAGGTGTGGAAGAACGTCAATGGCTGTATCAAACGCCGATGGATATCCTCATCAAGGCTTCCAATGGCGCCACCGATTTCGGTAACAAATTCGGTCAGCCGCTGATCGTGGGCTCGGTACTGACATTCGAGCACGAAGAGGGCGGCCGCACGCTGGGTTACGACAAAGTGATTATGCAGGCCGGCGGTATCGGTTACGGAAAGGCCGATCAGGCTAAAAAACATACGCCTGTCACCGGCGACAAAGTGGTGGTCATGGGCGGTGAAAACTACCGGATCGGGATGGGCGGCGCGGCCGTTTCGTCTGCGGATACGGGCGCATTCGGCTCGGGTATCGAATTGAATGCGATCCAGCGCTCCAACCCTGAAATGCAGAAGCGCGTCGCCAACGCGGTGCGCGGGATGGTGGAAAGCGGTAATAACACGATCGTTTCCATTCACGACCATGGCGCGGGCGGGCATTTGAACTGCTTGTCGGAACTCGTGGAAGAAACCGGCGGCAAGATCGACCTTGATAAACTCCCCGTAGGCGACCCGACGCTTTCTGCCAAAGAAATCATCGGCAACGAATCCCAGGAAAGAATGGGCCTCGTGATCAGCCAGAACGATATCGACTTCCTGCAACGCATCGCCGACCGCGAACGCGCGCCGATGTACACGGTAGGGGAGGTAACCGGCGACCATCGCTTCACATTCGAATCGTCAACCACCGGTGCCAAGCCGATGGATCTCGCGATGGAGGAAATGTTCGGCAGCTCGCCAAAAACTTACATGCGCGATAAAACCATAGAGCGCAGTTACGAGGCTGTTCAGTACGAAACAGGGAAACTGCATGAGTATTTGGAGCAAATGCTTCAACTCGAAGCGGTTGCGTCCAAAGATTGGCTCACGAATAAGGTCGACCGCTGCGTGGGTGGCCACGTGGCAAAGCAGCAGACAGCAGGTCCGTTGCAACTACCATTGAACAACGTAGGCGTAATGGCCCTCGACTTCCAGGGCAAAGACGGGATCGCAACTTCCATCGGTCACGCACCACTTTCGGCGTTGATCGACCCCGCCGCAGGTAGCCGCAACGCCGTAGCCGAGGCGCTTTCCAACATCGTTTGGGCACCATTGAAAGATGGTCTGGCGACGGTATCGCTTTCGGCCAACTGGATGTGGGCTTGTAAAAACGAGGGTGAGGACGCCCGTTTGTACAAAGCCGTACAAGCCTGCTCCGACTTTGCTATCAGCCTGGGAATCAATATCCCGACAGGAAAAGACTCCCTGTCGATGAAGCAGAAATACAAAGACGGCGACGTCATCGCTCCCGGTACCGTTATCATTTCCGCGGGCGCGCATTGCGACGACATTACAGCCGTGGTGGAACCAGTACTGCGCAAATCGGGCGGTTCTATTTATTATATTAATCTCTCTGGCGATCGTTTCAAACTCGGCGGTTCGTCATTTGCCCAAATCCTGAACAAAATTGGCTCTGAAACGCCGGATATTCAGGATGCGGCGCAGTTCAAAACTACATTCAACACGATCCAGCAACTGATCAAAACCGGTAAAATCCAGGCGGGCCACGACATCGGCAGCGGCGGGTTGATCACGACATTGCTCGAAATGTGCTTTGCAGACCGCGATCTGGGCGCTTCCATTGATCTATCGGGCCTTGGCGAGCAGGACATTATCGAAAAACTATTCTCCGAAAACATCGGAATCGTATTCCAGGCCGACGAATCTGCCGAAGCTATTTTGGCGGAAAATGGCGTAACGTTCCATAAAATCGGAACCGTAAACCTCGCTTCGACGCTCACAGTGAAAGATGCAGCAGGTAAATGGGATTTCGATATTGACCATTTGCGGGATGTTTGGTTCAGAACTTCTTATTTGCTTGACCAAAAACAAACAGGCAACGGCCTCGCCAAAGAGCGTTTCGACAACTACAAGCACCACGTGCTGCGTTATAAATTCCCGGTGCAGTTCGACGGCAAAAAGCCGGTCATCGACGCTTCGAAACCACGCCCGAAAGCAGCAGTACTTCGCGAGAAAGGCAGCAATTCGGAACGTGAACTGGCAAATGCCATGTACTTGGCCGGCTTCGATGTAAAGGACGTTCACATGACCGACCTCATTTCCGGCCGCGAGACATTGGAAGATATCCAGTTCATCGGTGCCGTAGGCGGATTCTCGAATTCGGACGTTCTCGGTTCTGCGAAAGGCTGGGCAGGCGCATTCCTTTATAATGAAAAGGCGAAAATCGCGCTCGAAAACTTCTTCAAACGCGAGGATACGCTCTCTGTCGGCATTTGCAACGGCTGCCAGCTCTTCGTCGAACTCGGTCTAATCAACCCGGATCATGAAGAGAAGCCAAAAATGCTGCATAACGCGAGCGGCAAACATGAAAGCATCTTCACATCGATGACCGTGCAGCCCAACAGCTCGGTAATGCTATCGTCCCTCGCCGGTGCTACGCTGGGCGTGTGGGTATCGCACGGTGAAGGCCGCTTCCAGTTGCCACTGGCTGAGAATCAATATAATGTCGTTTCCAAATATGGCTATGAAACATACCCCGCCAATCCGAACGGCTCGGACTACAACACGGCCATTCTCTGCGATAACACGGGCCGCCACCTGGTAACGATGCCGCACATCGAACGATCACTTTTCCAATGGCATTGGGCAAATTATCCAGAGGGCCGCAAAGACGAAGTTTCGCCATGGATGGAAGCATTCGTGAACGCCCGGAAATGGATTGAAGAGCGGAATAAGTAA
- a CDS encoding SGNH/GDSL hydrolase family protein, with the protein MKKLLLLLALVMIAAASRPRKITWVAIGDSITYLNDHRNETGNRIQKGYLTLIAEKFPQVTYVNQGHNGWTSINIADKIESLGLVEADVYTVFLGTNDWWQGKPLGTIADYEQANGTSTVYGAFRVITDKLKQLNRKARIILITPMQRGDFVYINSYKNNAFGSYKPKNGQTLEQFANAVDEIGKKERIAVVDLYHDSGISQENMVHFKRLKDPQSGAYREYKYPDFVDVPFNPETDEYPYPEASIDMTYDGLHPSDKGYEVIAEMLISKWKGLK; encoded by the coding sequence ATGAAAAAACTGCTCCTTCTGCTCGCACTGGTCATGATCGCAGCGGCATCACGACCGCGAAAAATTACCTGGGTAGCCATCGGCGATTCGATTACTTACCTGAATGATCACCGGAACGAAACAGGCAACCGCATTCAAAAGGGGTACCTGACGCTGATAGCGGAAAAATTTCCGCAGGTTACGTATGTCAATCAGGGACATAACGGGTGGACGTCCATCAATATCGCTGACAAAATCGAGTCGCTAGGGCTGGTGGAAGCGGACGTGTACACGGTGTTTTTGGGCACCAACGACTGGTGGCAGGGAAAACCGCTCGGTACCATCGCGGATTACGAGCAGGCGAATGGCACCAGTACCGTTTATGGCGCTTTTCGCGTCATTACCGACAAGCTGAAACAGCTTAACCGGAAGGCCAGGATCATCCTCATCACGCCGATGCAGCGCGGGGATTTTGTTTATATTAATAGTTACAAAAACAATGCATTCGGCTCCTACAAGCCTAAAAACGGGCAAACACTGGAACAGTTTGCCAATGCAGTGGACGAGATAGGGAAGAAGGAGCGGATTGCCGTGGTCGACTTGTATCACGACAGTGGGATTAGCCAGGAAAATATGGTGCATTTCAAACGCCTGAAAGATCCGCAATCAGGCGCTTACCGGGAGTATAAATATCCCGATTTTGTGGACGTGCCTTTCAACCCCGAAACCGACGAATATCCCTATCCCGAAGCCTCCATTGACATGACTTACGACGGCCTGCACCCTTCCGACAAAGGCTACGAAGTGATCGCCGAAATGCTGATCAGCAAGTGGAAAGGGCTGAAATAG
- a CDS encoding TetR/AcrR family transcriptional regulator, with translation MNATQEKISKRALELFNLKGIEYVGMRELAADLGMRIGNLTYYFPTKDDLVFSISKAYTESNSKIHSDSPVKSLYDFLYKNKLLFENGLKYQCLLLSMVHLMEQNSLIAANYQGNVMQNRMSGLVRDIELLEENKYLKFSCEDDKLLIISSNSLQSRFWLSEAVLTESRSNLARQLTHYLRMKAHLFRPYASKKGIEDINRFVVELTA, from the coding sequence GTGAACGCAACACAAGAGAAAATTAGTAAACGGGCATTGGAGCTCTTCAATCTCAAAGGGATCGAGTACGTAGGCATGCGCGAGCTCGCCGCAGACCTGGGCATGCGCATTGGCAACCTTACCTACTACTTCCCAACCAAAGACGACCTCGTTTTCAGCATCAGCAAGGCTTACACGGAATCCAATTCAAAGATTCACAGCGATTCACCTGTAAAAAGCTTGTACGACTTTCTGTACAAAAACAAACTGCTTTTCGAGAACGGCCTAAAATACCAATGCCTGCTGCTGAGCATGGTACATTTAATGGAGCAAAATTCGCTCATCGCTGCGAACTACCAGGGCAATGTGATGCAAAACCGGATGTCGGGCCTAGTTCGCGACATCGAGCTCCTGGAAGAAAACAAATACCTGAAATTCAGCTGCGAAGACGATAAGCTTTTGATTATTTCCAGCAACAGCCTGCAAAGTCGCTTCTGGCTTTCGGAAGCGGTATTAACCGAGTCTCGGTCAAATTTGGCACGGCAGCTAACCCATTATCTGAGAATGAAGGCGCATTTGTTCCGGCCGTATGCAAGTAAAAAGGGGATTGAAGATATTAATAGGTTTGTCGTAGAGTTGACGGCTTGA
- a CDS encoding DUF6644 family protein → MQSYHEWLEWLEKSTWAVAIRQSLWLYPALEIVHILGIVLLVGAAFLFDLRLLGFSHHLPVTGLSRHLLPWSQRGLVLIIPSGILLFITNAQALGTDPVFWLKIGLIVLAALNVFVFHRVIYAPFKRGGASGELPAAARVCGVVSIVVWIAVVACGRLLAY, encoded by the coding sequence GTGCAATCCTACCACGAATGGCTTGAATGGCTGGAAAAATCGACCTGGGCGGTTGCGATCAGGCAGTCGCTCTGGCTGTATCCGGCGCTTGAAATCGTACATATATTAGGCATTGTCCTGCTGGTAGGCGCAGCGTTTCTTTTCGACCTGCGCCTGCTGGGTTTTTCACACCATTTGCCCGTTACGGGCCTTTCCCGGCATTTGTTGCCCTGGTCGCAGCGCGGCCTTGTGCTCATCATTCCCTCGGGCATTCTCCTATTCATCACCAACGCCCAGGCGCTCGGCACCGATCCGGTATTCTGGCTCAAAATCGGGCTCATCGTGCTTGCGGCGCTGAATGTCTTTGTCTTTCACCGGGTGATTTACGCGCCATTCAAGCGCGGTGGCGCGTCAGGTGAACTGCCTGCGGCCGCGCGGGTATGCGGGGTGGTTTCGATTGTGGTGTGGATAGCGGTAGTTGCGTGCGGGCGGTTGCTGGCTTATTGA
- a CDS encoding DUF2281 domain-containing protein, with amino-acid sequence MQMVIEGIYEDGKITLDHKPDVAVKTKVKVIFEEVEATMNPPARRPFGIGKGTIELAPDFDEPLDDLKDYM; translated from the coding sequence ATGCAAATGGTAATTGAGGGTATTTACGAGGACGGGAAGATTACATTGGACCATAAACCTGACGTGGCAGTTAAGACCAAGGTGAAAGTGATCTTCGAGGAGGTTGAAGCCACGATGAATCCTCCGGCAAGGCGTCCGTTCGGCATAGGAAAAGGTACGATCGAACTTGCGCCCGATTTTGATGAACCGCTGGATGATTTGAAAGACTATATGTAA
- a CDS encoding DUF6152 family protein: MIKLKHILPVIALLLCASFTILHHGWADYDQTKPTDFTAKIEELTYENPHVLAKVKRNKELTTVYLAPVTRMESRGLNADMVKKGSSIRFVAYPHKTEKNEMRAERIFVGNDKYELR; the protein is encoded by the coding sequence ATGATTAAGCTCAAACACATTTTGCCTGTAATCGCGCTGCTTCTTTGCGCTTCATTCACGATCCTGCACCACGGCTGGGCCGACTACGACCAGACCAAACCGACCGATTTTACGGCCAAGATTGAAGAACTTACTTACGAAAATCCGCATGTGCTCGCCAAAGTGAAGCGGAACAAAGAGCTCACCACCGTGTACCTCGCGCCCGTGACGCGCATGGAATCCCGCGGGCTGAATGCGGATATGGTCAAAAAGGGCAGCTCGATCCGTTTCGTCGCCTATCCGCATAAAACCGAAAAAAATGAAATGCGTGCCGAGCGCATTTTTGTGGGTAACGATAAATACGAACTGCGATAA